The nucleotide sequence TCTGTGGTAATCGGGTCACAGAAGCAGACTGGCGGCTGTTTACCACACTGATCCGTTTCGATTCCGTCTATGTTGGACATTTCAAATGTAATATTCGTCGCCTGAGCGACTATCCGGAGCTTCTGGATTATACGCGGGCGCTCTACCAAGTGCCGGGTATTGCCGATACGGTAAACTTCACCCACATCAAGCGGCATTATTACATGAGCCACCGAACCATTAACCCTGCCGGCATAGTACCGGTCGGGCCAGAGCTGCAACTGACGGTTCCAGCCCGGCGCGATGCGGCAGGAGCCATCAGACCGTGACAGTGACCGGGATCGGGGCAGGCCAGATCGACAGACTTGCCCTGAAAGACGCACTTGAAAACGCCATTCACGCAGCCCCGGAGGATAAAACCCTTCTCCGCCGCTATTTCGATGTACTGGGCGAGATTTCAGCAACCTATCAGGGGCCGCTGACGGTCCATCTGCCGGGCACTGCCCACGCAATTCGTATTCGGTGCGGAACGGATGACAGCGCCATTTGCCGGGGCATTTTCCTGGATGGCTGGTACGATCATGCCCTGCCCGCTTCACCGCGCCATATTCTGGATCTGGGCGCCCATGCAGGCTTCGCAGCGATCTATTTCGCGAATCGTTACCCGGATGCGCATATTCTCTGTGTCGAGGCGGATACAGCCCATTATCGCGCCCTGCTGATGAACACATTGCCTTACCCCAGGATTGCGCATCTACATGGCGCAGTTTCCGCAGCGTCCGGCTGGGCCAGCCCCATGGATATCGGCAGAGACCGTCAATCCCGCGATGGGTGGCAACGTTTCACGGTAGAGGGGGAGACTCTCTCGGTTGGTGGTCAGCCATCCGGGGGGAGACTGCGCGCCTATGGAGTCATGCAGATCCTGAATCAATTTGGATGGAAAAGCGCCGACACCATCAAATGCGCCCTGTCAGGAGATGAGGCCGCCTTGTTTTCCGCTTCCACCTCCCCATGGCTTGATTCAGTGACCGCCCTGCTGATTTCGCGCCGCAAGGCCGACGCACCCCTGGATGTTCTGAATGCCATGACAGATGCCGAACTCTTTGAACCCGTTCAGGGAGAGGGCGTCACGATGCTCCGACGGCTGGGGGCGGGACATTCTGACGCTCGTCTGGCTCCGGTCAGGCTGATTGAGGCCGGAACGCTTCGACCCGTCCTATGGGATGGCACGGAACCCGCTCTGTCGCAGAGCTGCTTTCTGGATGATCAGGCCGTTCTGATCCAGGCTGGTCCCATGGGAGCCACCCCGACCAGCCTGACAATCAGAGGCGATTTCAGCGGCCAAAGCCGGCTTGGCGGTATCATCGCATCGTCGGGAGATCCCAACAGCATAGCCCAGTTGTCCATGACCATCAGGCGCGTCAAGGATCAGGCCGTTCTGCTGGAAACCGAGTTGCGTCTGCCTGCCGGACAGCAAACTGCATGGAAGGTTACCACCCCTCTGATGCAAGGTCTGCACGACATCCGGTTTTCACTGGAGAATGCGGCGGATTCCTCTCCCGACCAGGCGGCCTGCATCAGGCTGAGCCATCTGATAGCGGATATAGCCTGACCTATGCCGGCCCGGTCCACACTGCCTCCTGCCCCACCTCATGCAGAGCGGGCAGCATGGCCGGTTTACCCCGTGGAACCAGAGATCAAGGCGCGTGTCACAAGCGCCATGCCCGCCCTTGCCGCCTCACTGGACCGGGAAGTCGACCGGATATGGCAATCAGCGCTTCAGCGCACCGGCGGCAGACTGTTCAATGGCCAGGTGTTCAGCGCCGATGATCTGACACCCACCCTGCTGACCGGGCATATGACGGAATTTCGCCGCATTGTCGCCCAGATGGAGCGCCCTGATCTCTATGAGGCCCTCCACGTCAGGCCCCTGGCTGTGTGCGCTTCCGTCCTGGCACGTCCGGAAGCAAGGCCCGAAGAAGGCGGCATCATCATCGGGCGACGGGCAGGTCATTCAGTCTATCAGGCTGGATACTGGCAGACACCCCCCGCCGGCAGTGTAGATGCGGGGGCCTTGCTGCCTGACGGCTGTCTGGATCTGCGTGGACAGTTGATGAAGGAGCTACAGGAGGAACTGGGTATCCCTCCGGCTGCCGTGACGGAGTGCGTTCCCTTGCTGATGATCGAGCATCCAGACAGCCATGTGCTGGATATAGGCCACCGCATGGTGGTCAATCTGACTGCATCCCAGGTGCAGGAAACCCATCGGTCTCTGGCTGATGATGAATATGACCCGGTCCTGATCCTGAAGCTGCCGGAACTGGAAGCCACCCTCCATGCTCTGGGCGGCGTTCTATCACCGCCATCCCGTGCCATCATGCAGGCCAGCCACTGGTTTGATGAAAAAATCTGAATTTTTTTGATCTGTCCAGAATATACGAGATTATATCTCGCAATAATAAGATCATCTCGGTAAAACACCAAAAATTTAGCCCTAAAATCCTAGGATTTTAGGTTTTTAGTCCTTTATTTTTTCTTTTCCCTGTTCCGTGACTTATCGCACCTATCCAGTCCTCACTGCGATGGCATCTTGGGAAGCAAATAAAACATCATCTTCAAATAAGAAAAAACAGTCGATAAATATTGATAAAAATATAGCCGCCACAAATCTGCCCTAATTCCTGCCATATTTCCAATGATGAGTCATTTGGACTGGACACGATGTCTCTGCGTCTGCTAGTCAGGCTCCACCACGATGAAGGGATAGATTATATCCCTACCCTCCGGTCAGGTTTTTATCCTGCCGAGCACCATTGTGCACGTCTGTGGCGTGCGCGTTCTTTGTGTTTGGCGTTTCGGTGCGGTGCGTTCCGGAGCGTCCCGATCAGGAGCAGGCGATGCGCCACCTACGTAAACGAGGCTTCCATGCCTTGTTAAGTTCAGCTTTGGTCTTTGGGACCACCAGTCAGGCTTTCGCGACCACCCATCGATCGGCCCATCACGCTTCCATGCGGCACATTTCCCACCACGTCAGCACACATCGTTCGATTTATGCTGCCGAAACCGTTACCGCCGATGATCTTAACAGTGGTGAACTGGGCAAGTTCAATACAGCCAACGGTTTTTCTGCTTCCGGTAGCATTCAGCCTTCTTCAACAGCCCAGACCCGTCATGCCATTTCTCTGCAAGGCACCATCGCCGGGCAGGATGTGCAACCCAAACCAATTGAGACCGGAGTTGCCTCCTGGTACGGCAAGAAATTCCGGGGCCGCGTTTCCGCCGATGGAACCGTTTTTGACGAACATAGTCTGACCGCGGCGCATCGCTGGCTGCCGCTCGGCTCCAAGGTACGCGTCACGCTGGCCGACAGCAGTCGCTACGTCGATGTCACCATTACTGATCGCCCTGGCACACGCAAACGTATTATCGACCTTTCCAAAGGTGCCGCCGCAGAACTGGGCATTATCAGCCAGGGCACAGCCAAAGTTACTTTAAGCCAGCTCTAAGCATCTACGATTCCTGTATCCATGCGGCCTTTCAGCCTGTTTATCCGTATACTTCACCGCTTTCAGGTCATGAGACCTTCTGTTTCGCTGGTTCTCCTTGCTCTCTCGGCCTGCGCAAGCACGGCGGGCGGAGGATATACCAAACGCCTGACCGGCCAAACCGTCCCGACGGGCCCCGGCCATGCAGGGGACCGCTGCGCCGCACCTTCCAGTGCAACGCTGGTCATTGATCGCTCATCCCGCCGCTTTACCTTTGCTCCGGCCGATGGCGCCCTGCGCCTGTCCGGTCTCGTCGGCGCAAACGGGTCCATTCAGGCAAGCACCAATACCCAACCGCCGGGCAAAGCGCCCTATATCGTGACGCTGCAGGGTGTGCTGGGAAAGGACAGCTTCAACGGGACCTATGAAACGCCGCTCTGTCTGTCTGCCGTCGCCCTGAAAACCAGTGACGGGCTTGGCATCATATTGGCTGCTCCAGACAATGCGCTGGGTCTCTGACAGGACATTTCCCTTGGGGCGGCGGCTCGACATTCAGCAGATGTCGTGACGAAAAGAGGGTTTAATGACCCAGAGGGCAACGCACAACAGGTCCGTAAGAACACTGTAAGCGCTGAAAAATATCCTTATGCAGCCCATCGGAACTAAATGGCGGGGCATGCCGCCCATAATAATGCTGCCATAAAGCACGCAGACGGCCACAACTGGCACATCCTATGCACACCCATGCATCCGTACAACCTGCATCCGTACAAAACGGACAGGATGCTGTTCGATTGCCAATTTCCCGAAATACCGCGCGTCAGGCAGCCTGCATGCGGTAATCCGTAAAACAGATTATTCTCTGATTTCATAATAAGACTATTTTCATTGAAGGGCCGCCATGAGCATCGTCCCGCTGAACTCTGCATCAGGATTACGGGTTTTTCCCGTCCTTGCGATCCTTGTTTCCGTCCTCGCCTGGTTCTGGCCGGAGCCTTTTGCCGTAGCCCTGCCCTGGATCAGCCCATTGCTCGCGCTGGTCATGCTGGCCATGGGGATTACGCTCACCCTTGATGATTTCCGCAGGCTGGCCACCCGCCCCGCCCCGGTTCTGGCAGGGCTTGGGCTGCATTACCTGATCATGCCGTTGGCCGCACTGGGGATTGCCCGGCTGCTGCACCTGCCGCCCGATCTGACAGCCGGTATGATCCTGACCGGCAGTGTCGCCAGCGGAACTGCCTCTACCGTCATGGTCTATCTGTCAGGCGGAGAAGTCGCTCTCTCCGTCACGATCAGCGCCTGCTCAACCCTTGTCGGGGTTGCCATGACGCCGCTGCTGACCTGGCTTTATACCTCCTCGACGATTCCGATTGATTATGGAGCGATGTTGCTCAGCATCGTGGAGATCGTGCTGTTGCCGGTCGGGCTTGGGCTGCTGCTGCGGCAGACAATGCCCGCCATGATCGCACGGGTGGAGCCGGGCCTGCCGATCCTGTGCATGGCCGCCGTGATCATCATTATCGGCGCAATCGTCTCTGCGGTTCCCGACAATACCTTGACCGAGGCCGCGCCGATGATTCTGGCGGTCGCGATGCACAATACCACCGGGCTGCTCGGCGGCTATTTCGGAGGCCGCCTGCTCGGTTTCAATGAAGCTGTCTGCCGGACGCTGGCGCTGGAAGTCGGCATGCAGAATTCCGGCCTCGCAGCGACCCTGGCGCGGCTTTATATTTCCTCCAGCGCCGCCATTCCGGGTGTTTTTTTCTCGATCTGGCACAATTTGTCCGGTTCGCTGCTGGCTGGATACTGGTCCCGCCATCCTGCCTCACTTTCAACCCGGCAAGAGCCTCCGGCACGGCACACGTCGTTTTCTGAAAGATGAATGTCGGTTTTTACATTGCATGGCCGCATCAATCCGGCAGACGATATGGTCTGGAAAAAGGTCTGCACCGTGGGAGGCATTCTCCCCTGAGCGGCATACAGCCCTCCATGACCAAAACGGCAGGGAAGGACATACACCGTGGCAAGCCATACCGCGACCGCAGGTGGGGAGCGGCATCGTTTCGATGACCTGACATCCGTTCTCGCCGCTGCCTCCCCCCTCCGCTCGGGGGATGAGCTGGCCGGGCTGGCTGCTTCAAGCGATGCGCAGCGTGTGGCGGCACGGTTTATTCTGGCTGATCTGCCGCTGCGCAGTTTTCTGAACGAAGTCGTCGTGCCGTATGAGACCGATGAAGTCACCCGCCTGATCATCGACACGCATGATGCAGCCGCCTTTGCCCCGATTGCGCATCTGACTGTGGGCGGATTTCGTGAATGGCTGCTTTCCCACGAAACCGATGAAGCTGCCCTGGCCGCTGTCGCCCCCGGTATCACACCGGAAATGGCTGCCGCCGTCTGTAAATTGATGCGCAATCAGGATCTGATCGCAGTGGCGCGTAAATGCCGTGTGATCGCCGGATTCCGTAATACGCTGGGGCTGGAGGGACGACTGGCGACAAGGCTACAACCCAATCATCCCACCGATGATCTGCGCGGTATCGCCGCTGCCACATTGGACGGACTGCTCTATGGCACTGGCGATGCGGTCATCGGCATCAACCCGGCCAGCGACAATGTGCCAAACTGCATTGCCCTGCTGGAAATGCTGGACGAACTGCGTCAACGCTACAGCATCCCCACCCAAAGCTGCGTGCTGACGCATGTTACCAATGCATTGGAGATCATGAAACGCGGTGCGCCGGTCGATCTGGTGTTCCAGTCCATCGCCGGGACCGAAGCCGCCAATCGCGGCTTCGGGATAGACCTTGCGATCCTGCGAGAATCTCATGATGCCGCCCTGTCCCTGAAACGCGGCACGGTCGGTCAGAACGTGATGTATTTCGAAACCGGACAGGGGGCTGCACTCTCTGCCGATGCGCATCACGGGCTGGATCAGCAGACGGTGGAAACCCGGGCCTATGCCGTGGCCCGCGCCTTCAACCCGCTGCTGGTCAATACCGTGGTCGGCTTTATCGGCCCCGAATATCTGTATGATGGCAAGCAGATCATCCGTGCCGGGCTGGAGGATCATTTTTGCGGTAAGCTGCTCGGTCTGCCGATGGGATGCGACGTTTGCTACACCAACCATGCCGAGGCCGATCAGGACGATATGGATACGCTGATGACCTTGCTGACCGTGGCGGGTGTCACCTTCCTGATCGCCGTGCCGGGTGCGGATGACGTGATGCTGAACTATCAGAGCCTCTCTTTTCATGACGCGCTGTATCTGCGCTCGGTTCTGGGCGTAAAGGCCGCACCGGAATTCGAGACATGGCTGGAACAGATGGATCTGAAAGACCGGAGCGGACGCATGCGCGCTCTGCCTCCGCAGGATGATCGCGTGCTGCGCCTGATTGCGGAGGCAGCCTCTCATGGTTGAAAAATCGTCCGGGAACCCGCCTGACCACACGACCACGCCTGCCATCGATCCATGGGCGAGACTGCGGGCCGCCACCAGCGCCAGAATTGGTCTGGGACGGGCGGGGGACGCCATGCGCACGCGGGATGTGCTGGATTTTCAGCTCGCCCATGCGCGCGCCAGGGATGCCGTGCATACACCGCTGGATACCGCAGCCCTTCAGGCGGCACTGGCCCCACGCGAAACTATTCTGGTGCAAGCCGATGTCGACAGCCGCAGCACCTATCTCCGCCGTCCCGATCTCGGGCGGCGTCTTTCACCCGACTGTACAAATGTGTTGCAGAAAGGGGATTGGGATGTGGTGTTCGTCATCGCCGATGGTCTTTCCTCCACCGCCGTGCAGGTGCATGCGGCCCCATTTCTGCAACAGGTGATCACGCTTCTGCCCGGATGGCGCATCGCCCCTGTCGTGATCGCCACGCAGGCACGGGTAGCGCTGGGGGATGATATTGGCGAGCGGATCGGCGCAAAGCTCTGCGCGCTCCTGGTCGGGGAGCGACCGGGCCTGACCGCCGCCGACAGTCTCGGTGTTTATCTGACCTATGATCCCAAACGGGGACGGCGCGATTCCGAACGCAACTGCATCTCCAACATTCATGGCGGTGGTCTGTCTTATGCGACCGCCGCGGACAAGCTCACCTGGTTGATGAGCGAGGCACGCAGCCGCAAGCTGACCGGTGTGGCACTGAAGGATGACCCCCTTCTGCCGGGAGCAGCCGTCCCAACCACCCTTTCCGCCGATCCGCCCGGCTGACGGTTTGCCTACCCGGATCAGAGTGCTCTCATCACTATGATCCGCAAAAACAGCGCAGAAAGCGCTCGTTTTAAAACGTCATCACGCCGACGATTTCAAACAGTTGCTTCATGAAACGTTCCACTTAAGAAAGAATCATCCATGGCTTCTCCCTCCTCTTCTCCCCCTCCCTCGGTCCCCACCCTCAACAAAAGCCTGAATGTTTTCCACTTGTGGGGCATTGCCGTCGGGCTGGTTATTTCCGGCGAGTATTTCGGCTGGAGCTATGGCTGGGCCGCTGCCGGGACGCTGGGCTTTTTGATCACCACGCTGGTGATCGCCACCATGTATACCGCCTTCATCTTCAGCTTTACCGAACTGACCACCGCCATTCCGCAGGCAGGCGGCCCGTTTGCTTACAGCTATCGCGCTTTCGGCCCGACGGGCGGGTTCATTGCCGGTTTTGCGACGCTGATTGAATTCCTGTTCGCCCCTCCGGCCATTTCACTGGCCATCGGTGCCTATTTGCATGTGCAGTTCCAGACGCTGGATCCAAAAATAGCTGCGCTCGGTGCCTATGCGGTGTTCATCGCGCTGAATGTGATTGGCGTCACCATTGCGGCAACCTTCGAGCTTGTGATCACCCTCCTCGCCATTGGCGAGTTGCTAGTGTTCATGGGTGTCGTCTCACCCGGTTTTTCATGGAGCAATTTCACCCATAATGGCTGGGCAGGAAGCGATCATTTTTCCAGCACCACGCTTGGCGGCATCTTTGCGGCAACGCCCTTCGCCATCTGGTTCTTTCTGGCCATTGAGGGCGTGGCTATGGCTGCCGAGGAAGCCAAAAATCCTCGCCGTACCATTCCCATCGCCTATATCGCCGGGATCGTGACGCTGGTCCTGCTGGCTTTCGGCGTCATGCTGTTCGCAGGTGCCAGCGGCGACTGGAGCAAGCTCAGCAATCTGAATGACCCTCTGCCGCAAGCCATGCGTTTCGTGGTCGGGGATCACAGCGGCTGGCTGCATATGCTGGTCTGGCTGGGTCTGTTCGGCCTGATTGCATCCTTCCACGGAATCATTATGGGGTATGCACGACAGATTTTCGCCCTGGCCCGCGCCGGGTTCCTGCCGCATTTTCTCGGCCGGGTCCATCCGCGCTTCCATACCCCTTATATTGCCACCATCGCCGGGGGTATCGTCGGCGTGGCCGCGATTTACAGCGATAATCTGATCGTGATTGCGGGTCAGTCGCTGACCACCACCATCGTGACCATGTCTGCTTTCGGTGCGCTGACCATGTATATTATGAGCATGGCCAGCCTGTTCCGCCTTCGTCGTACAGAACCGGATATGCCACGCAGCTATACGGCACCGCTCTATCCTGTCCTGCCCGCACTGGCTTTGGGGCTGGCAGTTCTGGCACTGGCCGTCATGATTTTCTACAATATCGAGATATTCATGATCTTCGCCGCGATCATGCTGTTCGCAACCGGGCTGTTCTTCGTCCTTGCCCGCCCGACCATAGCGGCAGCACTCCGCTAAGGCTATTCCGGTTACGATTCAGGCGGCGCATGATGCGCCGCCTGACAAAGTCTCATAGACCGGATCAAAAATATAAGAATCTCAGTCCTTGATCCACCATTTCACAGGCTGAGGCTCTTTTTCACGCTTGACCCGCTTTACATATGTTCTTGGCTGCCGTGTGCGAACAGGCGCATCTTCCAAAGAAGATGTCGTCGTCCGTTCAGACGGAACAGGACGCGGCTTTAGCGCCTGATCGCGCATGTCCTTCAAAGCAGCAACCGCTTCATCTCTTGCCTGTTCGGCGTGATAGAGACGCGTTTTCTGATTTTCAACCGTCTGCTGAGCCTCTTTCAGTGCCCGCAACAGACGATCAATTTCAGACCGTGCCTGTTCCAGCAGATTGGCCGCCGCCTGATCAGGCTCGGCACTGGCTGAACGCTCATCGGGAACAGGATCACGGCGCACACGATTGATTGTCTGCACCGGCACTTCCCCGTCGCGCACGAATCGTGTGCGCCTGGCCTGCTGGTGGGTGCCACCCTTTATCTGCTGTGCCGCAGGCCGCCATCCACGCGGTGCGGCACCAGGGCCCGTCGCGGCAGCATTGCGATCCTGGCTGCGCTCATGGCGGGTCTGCTGGCTGTCTATCGATGTGGACGCGAATGCCTCCGGCATGATTGCCGCACCCGCATCCCGTACGGGATGCGATCGAGCTGCATCACCTTCACCGATTCCCAGCGCCCGACGTGCGCGTGCTTCAGCCTCATCCAATGCGGAAGCGGAGAAGCTTTCTTCTTCTGTATCACTGGATAAAGCTGAGCCGGACTGAATCATAAAATGCATGTTTAATGAGAACTCTATACGCTTACAGATTTTCAAAGAACTGAATATGCCGCTTAATTAAGAAAAATATGCCCCTGTCTTTTCGATTACATAGCATATTTCAGCGTCATTCTTCTAGAAAGAATGAGCCATATTTTCATGGAATGCAACCTTTTATCCTTTAATACTTGTTTTATTCATAAGCGTGGCAATCCAACAAACCGACTTCAAAACAAGGTCTATAAAAATTCAACCAAAAAAAATTGTGAAAAAAATTTCACACAATCCATTGCCGGTATATTTAACACAAGATATAAGAGAATTACGCAATCAACGAACTAAAGTCGTAATTTAAGGATCGCTATCTCCATGAAAAGTATCGTACGTCTTTCTTTGACCGTTATGCTGGGACTGGGTGCGATCAGCACATGCATGCCCGCCAGAGCCCATGCAGAGGAAACAACCACGCTTCTTAATGTATCATACGATCCGACACGAGAGTTTTATAAAGACTTCAACCGCCTGTTCGAACAGAGATGGCATGCGGAAGGCCACCCGGTTATCAGCGTCAAGACATCGCATGGCGGTTCAGGGGCACAGGCGCGCTCGGTGCTGGATGGGGTGCAGGCGGATGTCGTGACACTGGCCCTGTCGATCGACATCGATGCTCTGGCTGCCCATGGTTTGTTGACAAAAGACTGGGCAAACCGTTTTCCGCATTTCTCAGCCCCCTATACCAGCACGATTATCCTGCTGGTCAGAAAGGGAAATCCCAAACAGATTCATGACTGGTCTGATCTGGTCAAACCCGGCGTTCAGGTGATCACCGCCAATCCCAAGACCGGTGGTGGCGCACGATGGAACTATCTGGCCGCTTATGGATGGGCTCTGCACCAGCCGGGCGGCAATGAACAGAAGGCCAGACAATTCATTACGGCATTGTACAAAAATGTACCTGTCCTTGATTCTGGTGCTCGCGGATCAACCAATACTTTTATCCAGCGCCATGTCGGCGATGTACTGATCGCTTGGGAAAATGAAGCCCTGCTGGCACAGCGTGACCTGGGCAAGGGAGAGTTTGAGATCGTCTATCCATCGGAATCCATTCTGGCGGAGCCGCCGGTTGCCGTCGTCGATTCCGTGGTTGACAGGCATCATACACGGGAAGCCGCCACAGCGTATCTGAACACGCTTTACACGCCTGAGGCACAGGAGCTGATCGCAAAACATTATTTCCGCCCGTCTGACCCTGCCGTTCTGGCCCGCTACAGCACGACATTCAAACCGCTCAAGCTGTTCGACATTCGTAGCCTGGGTGGCTGGGCCACCGTGCAAAAGATACATTTTGCCGAAGGGGGTGTGTTCGATAGTATTTACACCCCCGTGAAACAGTAAGATTGCCCGATGAGTCACCCTGAAAGCCTGACCATACCAGACCCGGTCCGGCCCGGCCTGAGCCTTAGCCGCACCATCTTCCGGTTTCCGGACAATCATGTCCTGCCTGGTTTCTGGCTGTCTTTCGGTGTGACCATGGGCTGGGTTTCTTCATTGGTGCTGTTACCTCTTCTGGCGCTGTTCGCAAAAGCATCCAGTGCCGGAGTGGGGCAGATGCTGCATGCCGTGCTGGCTACACGCGCTCTGGCCGCGCTGGAGCTCAGCTTTGGCGTGGCAGCTGTGGCCGCCCTCATTAACCTTCCGCTCGGCCTGTTGCTGGCATGGGTACTGGTGCGTATCCCTTTTCCCGGCCGCTCTGTGGCAGATGCGATTGTTGATCTGCCCTTTGCCCTGCCAACAGCTGTGGCCGGTATCACACTGGCCACGCTGTATGGCCCGTCCGGCTGGATCGGTGCGCCGCTGGCATCCATTGGTATCCAGATTGCCTTCACCCGTCTCGGCATTGTGCTGGCGCTGATTTTCATCGGCCTCCCTTTCGTGGTGCGCAGCGTCGCTCCCGTGCTCGCTGATTTTCCCGCCGAGCAGGAGGAAGCCGCTACCACCCTTGGCGCATCACCATGGCAGAGCTTCCGGCGGGTTATGCTGCCCGCCCTGTTGCCCGCTTTGCTCTCCGGCTTCGGACTGGCTTTCGCACGCGGGGTTGGCGAGTATGGCTCCGTGATTTTCATTTCGAGCAATATCCCGATGGTCAGTGAAATCGCACCGACCCTGATTGTTTCCCAATTACAGGAATTCCACTACGCATCGGCCTCCTGCAT is from Granulibacter bethesdensis and encodes:
- a CDS encoding septal ring lytic transglycosylase RlpA family protein is translated as MRHLRKRGFHALLSSALVFGTTSQAFATTHRSAHHASMRHISHHVSTHRSIYAAETVTADDLNSGELGKFNTANGFSASGSIQPSSTAQTRHAISLQGTIAGQDVQPKPIETGVASWYGKKFRGRVSADGTVFDEHSLTAAHRWLPLGSKVRVTLADSSRYVDVTITDRPGTRKRIIDLSKGAAAELGIISQGTAKVTLSQL
- a CDS encoding bile acid:sodium symporter family protein, with product MSIVPLNSASGLRVFPVLAILVSVLAWFWPEPFAVALPWISPLLALVMLAMGITLTLDDFRRLATRPAPVLAGLGLHYLIMPLAALGIARLLHLPPDLTAGMILTGSVASGTASTVMVYLSGGEVALSVTISACSTLVGVAMTPLLTWLYTSSTIPIDYGAMLLSIVEIVLLPVGLGLLLRQTMPAMIARVEPGLPILCMAAVIIIIGAIVSAVPDNTLTEAAPMILAVAMHNTTGLLGGYFGGRLLGFNEAVCRTLALEVGMQNSGLAATLARLYISSSAAIPGVFFSIWHNLSGSLLAGYWSRHPASLSTRQEPPARHTSFSER
- a CDS encoding ethanolamine ammonia-lyase subunit EutB, translating into MASHTATAGGERHRFDDLTSVLAAASPLRSGDELAGLAASSDAQRVAARFILADLPLRSFLNEVVVPYETDEVTRLIIDTHDAAAFAPIAHLTVGGFREWLLSHETDEAALAAVAPGITPEMAAAVCKLMRNQDLIAVARKCRVIAGFRNTLGLEGRLATRLQPNHPTDDLRGIAAATLDGLLYGTGDAVIGINPASDNVPNCIALLEMLDELRQRYSIPTQSCVLTHVTNALEIMKRGAPVDLVFQSIAGTEAANRGFGIDLAILRESHDAALSLKRGTVGQNVMYFETGQGAALSADAHHGLDQQTVETRAYAVARAFNPLLVNTVVGFIGPEYLYDGKQIIRAGLEDHFCGKLLGLPMGCDVCYTNHAEADQDDMDTLMTLLTVAGVTFLIAVPGADDVMLNYQSLSFHDALYLRSVLGVKAAPEFETWLEQMDLKDRSGRMRALPPQDDRVLRLIAEAASHG
- the eutC gene encoding ethanolamine ammonia-lyase subunit EutC, which gives rise to MVEKSSGNPPDHTTTPAIDPWARLRAATSARIGLGRAGDAMRTRDVLDFQLAHARARDAVHTPLDTAALQAALAPRETILVQADVDSRSTYLRRPDLGRRLSPDCTNVLQKGDWDVVFVIADGLSSTAVQVHAAPFLQQVITLLPGWRIAPVVIATQARVALGDDIGERIGAKLCALLVGERPGLTAADSLGVYLTYDPKRGRRDSERNCISNIHGGGLSYATAADKLTWLMSEARSRKLTGVALKDDPLLPGAAVPTTLSADPPG
- the eat gene encoding ethanolamine permease — protein: MASPSSSPPPSVPTLNKSLNVFHLWGIAVGLVISGEYFGWSYGWAAAGTLGFLITTLVIATMYTAFIFSFTELTTAIPQAGGPFAYSYRAFGPTGGFIAGFATLIEFLFAPPAISLAIGAYLHVQFQTLDPKIAALGAYAVFIALNVIGVTIAATFELVITLLAIGELLVFMGVVSPGFSWSNFTHNGWAGSDHFSSTTLGGIFAATPFAIWFFLAIEGVAMAAEEAKNPRRTIPIAYIAGIVTLVLLAFGVMLFAGASGDWSKLSNLNDPLPQAMRFVVGDHSGWLHMLVWLGLFGLIASFHGIIMGYARQIFALARAGFLPHFLGRVHPRFHTPYIATIAGGIVGVAAIYSDNLIVIAGQSLTTTIVTMSAFGALTMYIMSMASLFRLRRTEPDMPRSYTAPLYPVLPALALGLAVLALAVMIFYNIEIFMIFAAIMLFATGLFFVLARPTIAAALR
- a CDS encoding sulfate ABC transporter substrate-binding protein, which translates into the protein MKSIVRLSLTVMLGLGAISTCMPARAHAEETTTLLNVSYDPTREFYKDFNRLFEQRWHAEGHPVISVKTSHGGSGAQARSVLDGVQADVVTLALSIDIDALAAHGLLTKDWANRFPHFSAPYTSTIILLVRKGNPKQIHDWSDLVKPGVQVITANPKTGGGARWNYLAAYGWALHQPGGNEQKARQFITALYKNVPVLDSGARGSTNTFIQRHVGDVLIAWENEALLAQRDLGKGEFEIVYPSESILAEPPVAVVDSVVDRHHTREAATAYLNTLYTPEAQELIAKHYFRPSDPAVLARYSTTFKPLKLFDIRSLGGWATVQKIHFAEGGVFDSIYTPVKQ
- the cysT gene encoding sulfate ABC transporter permease subunit CysT; its protein translation is MSHPESLTIPDPVRPGLSLSRTIFRFPDNHVLPGFWLSFGVTMGWVSSLVLLPLLALFAKASSAGVGQMLHAVLATRALAALELSFGVAAVAALINLPLGLLLAWVLVRIPFPGRSVADAIVDLPFALPTAVAGITLATLYGPSGWIGAPLASIGIQIAFTRLGIVLALIFIGLPFVVRSVAPVLADFPAEQEEAATTLGASPWQSFRRVMLPALLPALLSGFGLAFARGVGEYGSVIFISSNIPMVSEIAPTLIVSQLQEFHYASASCIGLVMLAGSALSLVLVAALQRHWASPISRKRRPIAGWQT